A genomic stretch from Helianthus annuus cultivar XRQ/B chromosome 1, HanXRQr2.0-SUNRISE, whole genome shotgun sequence includes:
- the LOC110869197 gene encoding coiled-coil domain-containing protein 1-like, which produces MTFDEYETISAVQVAQDAAKATQEAEKAKNVEAVEGGETVKETLVEGEVHTDSSATESDIEVTKMAPTSYVSGKFRMKGPSRKKKGSDDEDATYEPLAVEKEKLSKRKGIQKRKAQPTGKVARRRKARKITISIPKQIPEIERVENEEVEIPVKSEFRMATPPTSPTPESIPTVEEPGSTTKKIPTPIQEGSSQGFPKVPSILDAGSTGLEDFGDFFNDAKVNELSKKVAKLEKTKAETEEKLKQVEVENVVLKNEVFAINERLLDVEAGKNALNEAIDELLVENYDLNDANTTISNANEILKKEIEDLKVKDENKSKQIEMLYTVIEDRLGINVHAAFDDIKIRRAEARRMEKEQKDAEEAAAALKDKGKGVVDDNEEILGSSRQQEQQQPDADVNAADVEVNVAEVEVNEENALVPPQFFVLVGELKNVSYNREDNARRIEVERRRLKAKEAKKAQVDEKVDEEIDDEDEEDDDIKYIDDFHGSDDDKDDDDDQEIMEVH; this is translated from the exons ATGACTTTTGATGAATATGAAACGATTTCAGCTGTTCAAGTTGCTCAAGATGCTGCAAAAGCTACTCAAGAAGCTGAGAAAGCAAAGAATGTAGAAGCTGTAGAAGGTGGTGAAACAGTTAAAGAAACATTAGTTGAAGGTGAGGTGCATACGGATTCAAGTGCAACTGAAAGTGACATAGAGGTTACAAAGATGGCACCAACATCATATGTTAGCGGGAAATTCAGAATGAAAGGTCCTTCCAGGAAGAAGAAAGGTTCTGATGATGAAGATGCAACTTACGAGCCTTTAGCTGTTGAAAAGGAAAAGTTATCGAAGCGTAAAGGTATACAGAAGCGTAAAGCTCAGCCAACAGGTAAAGTTGCAAGAAGAAGGAAAGCCAGAAAGATTACAATTTCTATTCCTAAACAGATTCCAGAAATTGAAAGAGTTGAAAACGAAGAAGTGGAGATTCCTGTTAAGAGTGAATTCAGAATGGCTACACCTCCAACTTCACCAACTCCGGAATCAATTCCA ACTGTTGAAGAACCGGGATCTACTACAAAGAAAATTCCAACTCCGATTCAAGAAGGTTCAAGTCAAGGTTTTCCTAAAGTTCCATCAATCCTTGATGCTGGTTCAACAGGTTTAGAAGATTTTGGAGATTTCTTTAATGATGCAAAAGTTAATGAATTGTCAAAGAAAGTTGCTAAATTGGAGAAAACAAAAGCAGAAACAGAGGAGAAGCTGAAGCAGGTTGAAGTAGAAAATGTCGTACTCAAGAATGAGGTCTTTGCAATTAATGAAAGATTGTTGGATGTTGAAGCAGGTAAAAATGCTTTGAATGAAGCAATTGATGAGCTGCTAGTTGAAAATTACGACTTGAATGATGCTAACACGACAATAAGCAATGCTAATGAGATCTTGAAAAAGGAGATAGAAGATCTGAAAGTCAAAGATGAAAACAAGTCCAAGCAGATAGAAATGTTATACACTGTGATAGAAGACAGACTTGGCATCAATGTGCATGCAGCTTTCGATGATATTAAAATCCGAAGAGCTGAGGCTCGAAGGATGGAGAAAGAACAAAAAGATGCTGAAGAAGCCGCTGCAGCTTTAAAAGATAAAGGAAAGGGTGTCGTAGATGATAATGAAGAAATTCTTGGATCATCGAGGCAACAAGAGCAACAACAACCAGATGCTGACGTGAATGCTGCAGATGTTGAAGTTAATGTTGCAGAGGTTGAAGTGAATGAAGAAAATGCTCTAGTTCCACCACAGTTTTTCGTCCTTGTTGGTGAATTGAAAAATGTATCTTACAACAGGGAAGATAATGCTAGAAGAATCGAAGTTGAAAGGCGACGATTGAAAGCAAAAGAAGCTAAGAAAGCTCAGGTTGATGAAAAGGTTGACGAAGAGATAGATGAtgaggatgaagaggatgatgatatAAAATACATTGATGACTTTCATGGAAGtgatgatgataaagatgatgatgatgatcaggaAATAATGGAGGTGCACTAA